One genomic window of Sardina pilchardus chromosome 15, fSarPil1.1, whole genome shotgun sequence includes the following:
- the LOC134102529 gene encoding E-selectin-like isoform X3, with translation MEFCLVTPCNQRRNMRLILTMLIFSILSGCLEVAGWSYHHSDQKMDWNKARVWCQSHYTDMVAIQNKGEIEHLNHLLPRISGYYWIGIRKINNSWTWVGTSKTLTKEAENWATGEPNSAGRGTEEDCVEIYIKREEDPGKWNDISCKKPKTALCYTASCKKDSCSENGECVETINNHTCKCFEGFYGEKCEHVVQCEREVVTTPQQGSFSCSHPHGNFSYGSECSYSCQPGYQLIGSETLRCTASKAWSHVPPTCEVVRCDELAKPNRGFMNCSSPLGDFSYLSLCQSTCDEGHTLTDPLSSALVCGASGRWNGTQPQCEVVQCPAITALQHGHISCDGDPTTPNSYSTQCKFTCEDGFRLSGVSAVSCAASGQWTDQPPVCEVVQCPAITALQHGHISCDGDPTTPNSYSTQCKFTCEDGFRLSGVSAVSCKASGQWTDQPPVCEAVQCPAITALQHGHISCDGDPTTPNSYSTQCKFTCEDGFRLSGVSAVSCAASGQWTDQPPVCEAVRCPQIQTASDSVMNCTGGMDGQEHTYTASCTFVCRQGYLLHGNQTMMCSRHGNWTGEVPECQAPPEPLINPTTIMMATGGATTISALSLVFWLLKKMQRKGNKFDLNSTLDQDEPPQVYKSVDSLI, from the exons atG GAATTTTGCTTAGTAACGCCATGCAACCAAAGGAGGAACATGCGCCTCATCTTAACAATGCTCATCTTCTCAA TTTTGTCAGGGTGTCTGGAAGTAGCAGGCTGGTCCTACCACCACTCTGACCAGAAGATGGACTGGAATAAAGCCAGAGTCTGGTGTCAGTCTCATTACACAGACATGGTGGCAATCCAAAACAAAGGGGAGATTGAGCACCTCAACCATCTACTACCCAGGATAAGTGGCTACTACTGGATCGGCATTCGCAAGATAAATAACTCCTGGACCTGGGTTGGAACCAGCAAGACGCTGACTAAGGAGGCAGAGAACTGGGCCACCGGTGAGCCCAATAGTGctgggagagggacagaggaggaCTGTGTGGAGATTTACATCAAGAGAGAAGAAGACCCAGGGAAATGGAATGACATCTCTTGCAAAAAGCCAAAAACAGCATTGTGCTACACCG CCTCTTGTAAGAAGGATTCTTGCAGTGAGAATGGAGAGTGTGTCGAGACTATCAATAATCACACGTGCAAGTGTTTCGAAGGCTTCTACGGGGAAAAGTGTGAACATG TTGTCCAGTGCGAGAGGGAGGTGGTCACGACTCCGCAGCAGGGCTCTTTCAGCTGTTCCCACCCCCACGGGAATTTCTCCTACGGGTCAGAATGCAGTTACTCCTGCCAGCCAGGCTATCAGCTCATTGGCTCCGAGACCCTCAGATGCACAGCCTCCAAAGCCTGGTCCCACGTGCCCCCGACCTGCGAGG TGGTTCGATGTGATGAGCTGGCCAAGCCCAATAGGGGCTTCATGAACTGCTCCTCACCCCTGGGAGACTTCAGCTACCTGTCGCTCTGCCAGTCCACCTGTGACGAGGGGCACACCCTGACCGATCCCCTCTCCTCCGCACTCGTATGCGGCGCCTCGGGCCGTTGGAACGGCACCCAGCCCCAGTGTGAAG tTGTTCAGTGTCCTGCCATCACAGCTCTGCAGCACGGCCATATTTCCTGTGATGGAGACCCCACAACCCCCAACAGCTACTCAACCCAATGCAAGTTCACCTGTGAGGACGGCTTCCGCCTGAGTGGTGTGTCTGCGGTCAGCTGCGCAGCATCTGGACAGTGGACTGACCAGCCTCCAGTGTGTGAAG TTGTTCAGTGTCCTGCCATCACAGCTCTGCAGCACGGCCATATTTCCTGTGATGGAGACCCCACAACCCCCAACAGCTACTCAACCCAATGCAAGTTCACCTGTGAAGACGGCTTCCGCCTGAGTGGTGTGTCTGCGGTCAGCTGCAAAGCATCTGGACAGTGGACTGACCAGCCTCCAGTGTGTGAAG cTGTTCAGTGTCCTGCCATCACAGCTCTGCAGCACGGCCATATTTCCTGTGATGGAGACCCCACAACCCCCAACAGCTACTCAACCCAATGCAAGTTCACCTGTGAGGACGGCTTCCGCCTGAGTGGTGTGTCTGCGGTCAGCTGCGCAGCATCTGGACAGTGGACCGACCAGCCTCCAGTGTGTGAAG CGGTGAGATGCCCCCAGATACAAACAGCTAGCGACAGCGTCATGAACTGCACCGGGGGCATGGACGGCCAGGAGCACACCTACACAGCCAGCTGCACGTTTGTCTGCCGCCAAGGATACCTCCTCCATGGCAACCAGACGATGATGTGTAGTCGGCACGGCAACTGGACTGGAGAGGTGCCCGAGTGTCAAG CTCCGCCCGAGCCTCTCAtcaaccccaccaccatcatGATGGCAACGGGGGGCGCCACCAcaatttctgctctctctctggtcttctGGCTCCTGAAGAAAATGCAACGGAAAG GAAACAAGTTTGATCTCAACAG CACCCTTGACCAAGACGAGCCCCCTCAGGTCTACAAAAGCGTCGATAGTCTTATTTGA
- the si:dkey-51e6.1 gene encoding si:dkey-51e6.1, whose protein sequence is MADVLNKVPDVEIDPDGKFKYILVRLKVKDGEAHKDIVRGTKSAEFHNHIFEKVNPAMQALGLECVCLGGGKIEHQEKKLRVFGESTGYGKADHAVTVEKLKPVFKDYEITWSDDKK, encoded by the exons ATGGCAGACGTCCTGAACAAAGTCCCCGACGTCGAAATAGATCCCGACGGAAAGTTCAAGTACATACTGGTGAGGTTAAAAGTGAAAGATGGAGAGGCTCACAAAGACATTGTTAGAGGCACGAAAAGTGCAGAATTCCACA ACCACATCTTTGAGAAGGTGAATCCAGCTATGCAAGCTCTTGGGCTGGAATGTGTATGTCTTGGAGGAGGCAAGATTGAACATCAAGAGAAGAAGCTGCGAGTGTTTGGAGAATCAACT GGCTATGGAAAGGCTGATCATGCCGTGACAGTGGAGAAGCTGAAACCAGTATTCAAAGATTATGAAATAACCTGGTCTGATGATAAGAAATAA
- the LOC134102529 gene encoding E-selectin-like isoform X2 → MEFCLVTPCNQRRNMRLILTMLIFSILSGCLEVAGWSYHHSDQKMDWNKARVWCQSHYTDMVAIQNKGEIEHLNHLLPRISGYYWIGIRKINNSWTWVGTSKTLTKEAENWATGEPNSAGRGTEEDCVEIYIKREEDPGKWNDISCKKPKTALCYTASCKKDSCSENGECVETINNHTCKCFEGFYGEKCEHVVQCEREVVTTPQQGSFSCSHPHGNFSYGSECSYSCQPGYQLIGSETLRCTASKAWSHVPPTCEVVRCDELAKPNRGFMNCSSPLGDFSYLSLCQSTCDEGHTLTDPLSSALVCGASGRWNGTQPQCEVVQCPAITALQHGHISCDGDPTTPNSYSTQCKFTCEDGFRLSGVSAVSCAASGQWTDQPPVCEAITCPRPENPQLLSNCTDAEDTRHMGSVCSFSCSSSFNLQGEPSAQCNKIGQWSSPTPTCVEVQCPPLKDPEAGSVDCSGHFPGAVCEVSCNEGFHLQGAHRAVCTDSAEWIVDGQTPTCRVVQCPAITALQHGHISCDGDPTTPNSYSTQCKFTCEDGFRLSGVSAVSCKASGQWTDQPPVCEAVRCPQIQTASDSVMNCTGGMDGQEHTYTASCTFVCRQGYLLHGNQTMMCSRHGNWTGEVPECQAPPEPLINPTTIMMATGGATTISALSLVFWLLKKMQRKGNKFDLNSTLDQDEPPQVYKSVDSLI, encoded by the exons atG GAATTTTGCTTAGTAACGCCATGCAACCAAAGGAGGAACATGCGCCTCATCTTAACAATGCTCATCTTCTCAA TTTTGTCAGGGTGTCTGGAAGTAGCAGGCTGGTCCTACCACCACTCTGACCAGAAGATGGACTGGAATAAAGCCAGAGTCTGGTGTCAGTCTCATTACACAGACATGGTGGCAATCCAAAACAAAGGGGAGATTGAGCACCTCAACCATCTACTACCCAGGATAAGTGGCTACTACTGGATCGGCATTCGCAAGATAAATAACTCCTGGACCTGGGTTGGAACCAGCAAGACGCTGACTAAGGAGGCAGAGAACTGGGCCACCGGTGAGCCCAATAGTGctgggagagggacagaggaggaCTGTGTGGAGATTTACATCAAGAGAGAAGAAGACCCAGGGAAATGGAATGACATCTCTTGCAAAAAGCCAAAAACAGCATTGTGCTACACCG CCTCTTGTAAGAAGGATTCTTGCAGTGAGAATGGAGAGTGTGTCGAGACTATCAATAATCACACGTGCAAGTGTTTCGAAGGCTTCTACGGGGAAAAGTGTGAACATG TTGTCCAGTGCGAGAGGGAGGTGGTCACGACTCCGCAGCAGGGCTCTTTCAGCTGTTCCCACCCCCACGGGAATTTCTCCTACGGGTCAGAATGCAGTTACTCCTGCCAGCCAGGCTATCAGCTCATTGGCTCCGAGACCCTCAGATGCACAGCCTCCAAAGCCTGGTCCCACGTGCCCCCGACCTGCGAGG TGGTTCGATGTGATGAGCTGGCCAAGCCCAATAGGGGCTTCATGAACTGCTCCTCACCCCTGGGAGACTTCAGCTACCTGTCGCTCTGCCAGTCCACCTGTGACGAGGGGCACACCCTGACCGATCCCCTCTCCTCCGCACTCGTATGCGGCGCCTCGGGCCGTTGGAACGGCACCCAGCCCCAGTGTGAAG tTGTTCAGTGTCCTGCCATCACAGCTCTGCAGCACGGCCATATTTCCTGTGATGGAGACCCCACAACCCCCAACAGCTACTCAACCCAATGCAAGTTCACCTGTGAGGACGGCTTCCGCCTGAGTGGTGTGTCTGCGGTCAGCTGCGCAGCATCTGGACAGTGGACTGACCAGCCTCCAGTGTGTGAAG CCATCACATGCCCACGGCCAGAAAACCCTCAGCTACTCTCCAATTGCACAGACGCTGAGGATACAAGACACATGGGCTCCGTCTGCTCCTTTAGCTGCAGCTCCAGCTTCAACCTGCAGGGGGAGCCCAGCGCCCAGTGCAATAAGATAGGGCAGTGGAGCTCCCCAACCCCCACCTGTGTGGAGGTGCAGTGTCCCCCTCTCAAGGACCCAGAGGCGGGCAGCGTGGACTGCTCAGGCCACTTCCCAGGAGCCGTTTGTGAAGTCAGCTGCAATGAAGGCTTCCACCTGCAGGGGGCGCACAGAGCAGTGTGCACAGACAGTGCTGAGTGGATCGTGGATGGACAGACCCCCACATGCAGag TTGTTCAGTGTCCTGCCATCACAGCTCTGCAGCACGGCCATATTTCCTGTGATGGAGACCCCACAACCCCCAACAGCTACTCAACCCAATGCAAGTTCACCTGTGAAGACGGCTTCCGCCTGAGTGGTGTGTCTGCGGTCAGCTGCAAAGCATCTGGACAGTGGACTGACCAGCCTCCAGTGTGTGAAG CGGTGAGATGCCCCCAGATACAAACAGCTAGCGACAGCGTCATGAACTGCACCGGGGGCATGGACGGCCAGGAGCACACCTACACAGCCAGCTGCACGTTTGTCTGCCGCCAAGGATACCTCCTCCATGGCAACCAGACGATGATGTGTAGTCGGCACGGCAACTGGACTGGAGAGGTGCCCGAGTGTCAAG CTCCGCCCGAGCCTCTCAtcaaccccaccaccatcatGATGGCAACGGGGGGCGCCACCAcaatttctgctctctctctggtcttctGGCTCCTGAAGAAAATGCAACGGAAAG GAAACAAGTTTGATCTCAACAG CACCCTTGACCAAGACGAGCCCCCTCAGGTCTACAAAAGCGTCGATAGTCTTATTTGA
- the LOC134102529 gene encoding E-selectin-like isoform X1 has product MEFCLVTPCNQRRNMRLILTMLIFSILSGCLEVAGWSYHHSDQKMDWNKARVWCQSHYTDMVAIQNKGEIEHLNHLLPRISGYYWIGIRKINNSWTWVGTSKTLTKEAENWATGEPNSAGRGTEEDCVEIYIKREEDPGKWNDISCKKPKTALCYTASCKKDSCSENGECVETINNHTCKCFEGFYGEKCEHVVQCEREVVTTPQQGSFSCSHPHGNFSYGSECSYSCQPGYQLIGSETLRCTASKAWSHVPPTCEVVRCDELAKPNRGFMNCSSPLGDFSYLSLCQSTCDEGHTLTDPLSSALVCGASGRWNGTQPQCEVVQCPAITALQHGHISCDGDPTTPNSYSTQCKFTCEDGFRLSGVSAVSCAASGQWTDQPPVCEAITCPRPENPQLLSNCTDAEDTRHMGSVCSFSCSSSFNLQGEPSAQCNKIGQWSSPTPTCVEVQCPPLKDPEAGSVDCSGHFPGAVCEVSCNEGFHLQGAHRAVCTDSAEWIVDGQTPTCRVVQCPAITALQHGHISCDGDPTTPNSYSTQCKFTCEDGFRLSGVSAVSCKASGQWTDQPPVCEAVQCPAITALQHGHISCDGDPTTPNSYSTQCKFTCEDGFRLSGVSAVSCAASGQWTDQPPVCEAVRCPQIQTASDSVMNCTGGMDGQEHTYTASCTFVCRQGYLLHGNQTMMCSRHGNWTGEVPECQAPPEPLINPTTIMMATGGATTISALSLVFWLLKKMQRKGNKFDLNSTLDQDEPPQVYKSVDSLI; this is encoded by the exons atG GAATTTTGCTTAGTAACGCCATGCAACCAAAGGAGGAACATGCGCCTCATCTTAACAATGCTCATCTTCTCAA TTTTGTCAGGGTGTCTGGAAGTAGCAGGCTGGTCCTACCACCACTCTGACCAGAAGATGGACTGGAATAAAGCCAGAGTCTGGTGTCAGTCTCATTACACAGACATGGTGGCAATCCAAAACAAAGGGGAGATTGAGCACCTCAACCATCTACTACCCAGGATAAGTGGCTACTACTGGATCGGCATTCGCAAGATAAATAACTCCTGGACCTGGGTTGGAACCAGCAAGACGCTGACTAAGGAGGCAGAGAACTGGGCCACCGGTGAGCCCAATAGTGctgggagagggacagaggaggaCTGTGTGGAGATTTACATCAAGAGAGAAGAAGACCCAGGGAAATGGAATGACATCTCTTGCAAAAAGCCAAAAACAGCATTGTGCTACACCG CCTCTTGTAAGAAGGATTCTTGCAGTGAGAATGGAGAGTGTGTCGAGACTATCAATAATCACACGTGCAAGTGTTTCGAAGGCTTCTACGGGGAAAAGTGTGAACATG TTGTCCAGTGCGAGAGGGAGGTGGTCACGACTCCGCAGCAGGGCTCTTTCAGCTGTTCCCACCCCCACGGGAATTTCTCCTACGGGTCAGAATGCAGTTACTCCTGCCAGCCAGGCTATCAGCTCATTGGCTCCGAGACCCTCAGATGCACAGCCTCCAAAGCCTGGTCCCACGTGCCCCCGACCTGCGAGG TGGTTCGATGTGATGAGCTGGCCAAGCCCAATAGGGGCTTCATGAACTGCTCCTCACCCCTGGGAGACTTCAGCTACCTGTCGCTCTGCCAGTCCACCTGTGACGAGGGGCACACCCTGACCGATCCCCTCTCCTCCGCACTCGTATGCGGCGCCTCGGGCCGTTGGAACGGCACCCAGCCCCAGTGTGAAG tTGTTCAGTGTCCTGCCATCACAGCTCTGCAGCACGGCCATATTTCCTGTGATGGAGACCCCACAACCCCCAACAGCTACTCAACCCAATGCAAGTTCACCTGTGAGGACGGCTTCCGCCTGAGTGGTGTGTCTGCGGTCAGCTGCGCAGCATCTGGACAGTGGACTGACCAGCCTCCAGTGTGTGAAG CCATCACATGCCCACGGCCAGAAAACCCTCAGCTACTCTCCAATTGCACAGACGCTGAGGATACAAGACACATGGGCTCCGTCTGCTCCTTTAGCTGCAGCTCCAGCTTCAACCTGCAGGGGGAGCCCAGCGCCCAGTGCAATAAGATAGGGCAGTGGAGCTCCCCAACCCCCACCTGTGTGGAGGTGCAGTGTCCCCCTCTCAAGGACCCAGAGGCGGGCAGCGTGGACTGCTCAGGCCACTTCCCAGGAGCCGTTTGTGAAGTCAGCTGCAATGAAGGCTTCCACCTGCAGGGGGCGCACAGAGCAGTGTGCACAGACAGTGCTGAGTGGATCGTGGATGGACAGACCCCCACATGCAGag TTGTTCAGTGTCCTGCCATCACAGCTCTGCAGCACGGCCATATTTCCTGTGATGGAGACCCCACAACCCCCAACAGCTACTCAACCCAATGCAAGTTCACCTGTGAAGACGGCTTCCGCCTGAGTGGTGTGTCTGCGGTCAGCTGCAAAGCATCTGGACAGTGGACTGACCAGCCTCCAGTGTGTGAAG cTGTTCAGTGTCCTGCCATCACAGCTCTGCAGCACGGCCATATTTCCTGTGATGGAGACCCCACAACCCCCAACAGCTACTCAACCCAATGCAAGTTCACCTGTGAGGACGGCTTCCGCCTGAGTGGTGTGTCTGCGGTCAGCTGCGCAGCATCTGGACAGTGGACCGACCAGCCTCCAGTGTGTGAAG CGGTGAGATGCCCCCAGATACAAACAGCTAGCGACAGCGTCATGAACTGCACCGGGGGCATGGACGGCCAGGAGCACACCTACACAGCCAGCTGCACGTTTGTCTGCCGCCAAGGATACCTCCTCCATGGCAACCAGACGATGATGTGTAGTCGGCACGGCAACTGGACTGGAGAGGTGCCCGAGTGTCAAG CTCCGCCCGAGCCTCTCAtcaaccccaccaccatcatGATGGCAACGGGGGGCGCCACCAcaatttctgctctctctctggtcttctGGCTCCTGAAGAAAATGCAACGGAAAG GAAACAAGTTTGATCTCAACAG CACCCTTGACCAAGACGAGCCCCCTCAGGTCTACAAAAGCGTCGATAGTCTTATTTGA